A single Crateriforma conspicua DNA region contains:
- a CDS encoding transposase, giving the protein MPNDFCDPVTLFITWTTYGSWLPGDARGWTRWKQGEQQPQPVLEDWCKDRMKENAVLLESSQRESVEEVIRQHAQRRGWQLHAVSARSNHVHIVVTVVPSIGDPNFRMSDGVKRVRDQFKANATRVLRHGQNPVMNEKVWTKGGDIQLIVTDDDLEQVMIYVSEAQDRMDRGKWG; this is encoded by the coding sequence ATGCCGAACGATTTTTGCGATCCAGTAACCCTATTCATTACATGGACCACTTATGGCTCATGGTTGCCCGGTGATGCCCGTGGTTGGACGAGATGGAAACAGGGCGAGCAACAACCGCAGCCCGTATTGGAAGACTGGTGCAAAGACCGGATGAAGGAGAATGCCGTACTGCTCGAATCGAGTCAGCGCGAGAGCGTTGAGGAGGTCATTCGTCAACATGCGCAACGTCGCGGTTGGCAGTTGCATGCGGTTTCAGCACGTTCTAACCATGTGCATATCGTGGTCACTGTAGTGCCCAGCATTGGCGATCCGAACTTTCGCATGTCTGATGGAGTTAAACGGGTTCGCGACCAGTTCAAGGCGAATGCGACGCGAGTTTTGCGGCACGGGCAAAATCCAGTGATGAACGAGAAGGTCTGGACCAAGGGTGGTGATATTCAATTGATTGTCACCGATGACGATCTGGAGCAGGTTATGATCTATGTTTCCGAGGCTCAAGATCGGATGGACCGCGGAAAGTGGGGATGA
- a CDS encoding sulfatase-like hydrolase/transferase — translation MMKPSAILVVLLALLTRGASAQQPPNIVFFFTDDQTTSTLGCYGNPIIQTPNIDQLARRGTRFENAFVSQAICWVSRTTILTGLTGRSYGTPGNRELATADAVRELYTDRLRASGYRTGYFGKWHAKMPKDFRREDHFDEFEAIGRNPFYKRQADGSLRHETEVIVDRGIDFIQRQDPDKPFALNLWFNACHAEDSDRRPGIGHFPWPRSVDGMYEDVQIPEPRLASPGIFESQPEFLKTTINRERYFWRWNTPQKYQTNMRAYYRMVSGIDGAIGRFMKALEDAGMADNTIIVYSADNGYYMGNRGFAGKWSHYDDALRVPMIVMDPRVPEDAKGQVSQKTVLNLDLPSTFLDYASVEIPDRYQGTSIRRIVQGDAVDEWRTESFHEHFAVRNRIPAFEGLRNHQYKYVRYFDNGGYEFLHDLQNDPEELTNLVDDPDHADVLAQMRKRTDARVQQLGGPLQPLDLFNESTDPMPVAAANVSAKPDADGFVRVFDGKSLRGWSGDSKYWSVQDGALTGVADGTLKMNRFITWKHSTVRNFDLRVKVKVTTGGNSGIQYRGTMRPDLGLDVVSGYQCDVVADRPDYNGMLYDEKGRRIIARTGQKVVIDTDGQPWIVGEFPIRDFEPDQWHEYRVLVKGNHHQHWIDGHMTSDVIDLDEAGRSLEGVLAVQVHVGPAMKIQYKDFRIKHLPDNLPLIHAGEVTIAEGSLGVKPQGRLPKDWQPPVYAAAASVE, via the coding sequence ATGATGAAACCGTCTGCCATCCTGGTCGTCCTACTTGCTTTGCTAACTCGTGGCGCATCGGCTCAGCAGCCGCCGAACATTGTCTTCTTTTTCACGGACGATCAAACGACTTCGACGCTGGGGTGCTACGGAAACCCGATCATCCAGACGCCCAACATTGACCAACTTGCCCGACGGGGAACTCGGTTTGAAAACGCGTTTGTCAGCCAAGCGATTTGCTGGGTCAGCCGCACCACGATCCTGACCGGCTTGACGGGCCGCAGCTATGGAACGCCGGGTAATCGCGAGTTGGCAACCGCTGATGCTGTTCGAGAACTGTACACCGATCGCCTTCGTGCAAGCGGCTATCGAACCGGGTATTTTGGAAAGTGGCATGCGAAGATGCCCAAGGATTTCCGTCGCGAAGACCACTTCGATGAATTCGAAGCGATCGGACGGAACCCTTTCTACAAGCGACAAGCCGACGGCAGCCTGCGGCACGAAACCGAAGTGATTGTCGATCGCGGGATCGACTTCATTCAACGGCAGGACCCGGACAAGCCGTTTGCACTGAACCTGTGGTTCAACGCGTGTCACGCCGAAGACAGCGACCGCCGGCCAGGGATCGGTCATTTCCCTTGGCCGCGTTCGGTGGACGGCATGTATGAAGACGTCCAGATCCCAGAACCACGTTTGGCGTCTCCTGGAATCTTCGAAAGCCAACCCGAGTTTTTGAAAACGACGATCAATCGGGAACGCTATTTTTGGCGATGGAACACGCCGCAGAAATATCAAACCAATATGCGTGCTTACTATCGCATGGTCAGCGGGATCGACGGGGCGATCGGCCGCTTTATGAAAGCGTTGGAAGACGCCGGGATGGCGGACAACACCATCATCGTCTACTCCGCGGACAACGGGTACTACATGGGCAACCGCGGTTTCGCCGGCAAGTGGTCGCACTACGACGATGCTCTTCGCGTCCCCATGATCGTCATGGACCCTCGGGTGCCCGAGGACGCCAAAGGCCAGGTATCACAGAAGACGGTCTTGAATCTGGATCTGCCGTCGACCTTTCTTGATTACGCATCGGTGGAAATTCCCGATCGCTATCAAGGAACCAGTATCCGCCGGATTGTTCAGGGCGATGCGGTGGATGAGTGGAGAACCGAGAGCTTCCACGAACATTTTGCGGTACGGAACCGCATCCCGGCATTCGAAGGCCTTCGAAACCACCAGTACAAGTACGTGAGGTATTTCGACAACGGGGGCTACGAGTTTCTGCACGATCTGCAGAATGATCCTGAAGAGCTAACGAACTTGGTCGATGACCCAGATCACGCCGATGTCTTGGCACAGATGCGGAAGCGAACGGATGCTCGGGTGCAACAGTTGGGCGGTCCTTTACAACCGCTGGATCTATTCAATGAATCGACCGATCCCATGCCCGTTGCGGCGGCCAATGTGAGTGCCAAGCCCGATGCCGATGGATTCGTTCGCGTCTTTGATGGAAAGTCGTTGCGTGGTTGGTCGGGCGATTCCAAGTATTGGTCGGTCCAAGACGGTGCATTGACGGGGGTCGCCGACGGGACCTTAAAGATGAATCGATTCATCACATGGAAACATTCGACCGTTCGCAATTTCGACCTGCGCGTGAAGGTCAAGGTGACCACCGGCGGCAACAGCGGCATCCAATATCGTGGAACCATGCGACCAGATCTTGGTCTGGATGTTGTGTCGGGATACCAGTGTGACGTGGTCGCGGATCGTCCGGATTACAACGGAATGTTGTACGACGAAAAAGGCCGTCGCATCATCGCTCGCACGGGCCAGAAAGTCGTCATCGACACCGACGGCCAGCCCTGGATCGTCGGCGAGTTTCCGATTCGAGATTTTGAACCTGATCAATGGCACGAATACCGTGTCTTGGTCAAAGGCAACCATCATCAGCATTGGATCGATGGTCACATGACATCGGACGTGATCGATCTGGATGAAGCCGGGCGATCACTGGAAGGAGTTTTGGCCGTGCAGGTTCATGTCGGACCGGCCATGAAGATCCAGTACAAGGACTTTCGCATCAAGCACTTGCCTGACAACCTGCCCTTGATTCACGCCGGCGAAGTCACCATTGCTGAGGGATCGCTGGGCGTGAAGCCACAAGGTCGGCTTCCCAAAGATTGGCAGCCGCCGGTGTACGCCGCAGCGGCCAGCGTTGAATGA